From Mya arenaria isolate MELC-2E11 chromosome 12, ASM2691426v1, the proteins below share one genomic window:
- the LOC128211910 gene encoding glycine-N-acyltransferase-like protein 3 — MIYKVLSHDEVEELNNELRSRLPGTAKIFYVIRSWLAGLLPGKEVIVDAWPEWTSIVLRTADANKVQPFFRHTYMCHARSASALKYFLQRPDVVDWRKPATFTGVPRDVAPVISTMTVKHRGRVTSLEPRFMYAWTKTELPAIPEIPEGLYLGKLRVEDATVLRRDWEGHRYREDMEGYFRTVIESFDSSCLRDASGELQAYACMQFNGSIAMLYVKPDHRDEDYFKIVLSDLARKRLENGEVAYGFIPTNDSDLVDQMRSIDFVWVPRGDMVWMHFEPLQVNRTNDASMMTSTAQNGNESVSFDCVCSDHAKRSTQKSFSHCRQEHDGSFLPTAQASSENIGNLKDSHLTLVSVSPTS, encoded by the exons ATGATCTACAAGGTTCTGTCACACGATGAGGTCGAGGAGCTGAACAACGAGTTGAGGAGTCGCCTTCCCGGCACCGCCAAG atCTTCTACGTGATCCGGAGCTGGCTGGCTGGACTGCTACCAGGGAAGGAGGTGATTGTGGATGCGTGGCCCGAGTGGACCTCCATAGTTCTCCGGACAGCCGACGCAAACAAG GTGCAGCCATTCTTCCGCCACACGTACATGTGCCACGCGCGGTCAGCCTCGGCCCTCAAGTACTTCCTGCAGCGACCGGATGTCGTCGACTGGCGAAAACCAGCCACGTTCACAG GTGTTCCACGTGACGTCGCTCCGGTGATTTCGACCATGACTGTGAAGCACCGGGGACGAGTTACCTCCCTGGAACCTCGCTTCATGTACGCTTGGACCAAGACAGAGTTACCGGCCATACCAGA GATTCCGGAAGGTCTGTACCTTGGTAAGCTGCGAGTGGAGGACGCGACAGTACTTCGACGAGACTGGGAAGGCCACCGGTACCGCGAGGACATGGAGGGCTACTTCCGGACCGTCATCGAAAGTTTTGACAGCAGCTGTCTCCGGGACGCTTCAGGGGAGCTTCAGGCGTACGCCTGCATGCAATTCAATGGCTCCATAGCCATGTTGTACGTAAAGCCGGATCACAGGGACGAGGATTACTTCAAAATCGTCCTTTCCGACCTTGCACGCAAACGCCTTGAGAACGGCGAGGTGGCGTACGGCTTCATTCCGACAAACGACTCTGATCTGGTGGACCAGATGCGGTCTATTGATTTTGTGTGGGTTCCGCGGGGGGACATGGTTTGGATGCATTTCGAGCCACTCCAGGTCAATAGAACAAACGATGCGTCGATGATGACGTCTACTGCTCAAAATGGGAATGAATCAGTCTCCTTTGACTGCGTCTGTTCCGACCATGCCAAGCGCTCAACCCAGAAATCTTTTAGCCACTGTCGACAGGAACACGACGGAAGTTTTCTTCCGACGGCGCAGGCGTCTTCGGAGAACATCGGTAATTTGAAAGATTCGCACTTGACGTTAGTCTCCGTCTCGCCGACGTCATGA